A genomic window from Oceanobacillus timonensis includes:
- a CDS encoding DUF1146 family protein has protein sequence MFSAAQLAVISIFSHLMFIYLTWKVVTAIRIETIFKKGRSAEARVFLLFITIMIGTGVSRFFLDILQWSGDLMYLFSSIHVWI, from the coding sequence ATGTTCTCAGCAGCCCAATTAGCGGTAATTAGTATTTTCTCCCATCTCATGTTTATTTACCTGACATGGAAAGTAGTTACGGCTATCCGCATTGAAACGATATTTAAAAAAGGAAGATCAGCAGAAGCCAGAGTTTTTCTTCTGTTCATTACCATTATGATTGGTACAGGTGTAAGCAGATTCTTCCTGGATATACTACAATGGTCTGGAGATTTAATGTACCTTTTTTCATCGATACACGTATGGATATAA
- a CDS encoding YwmB family TATA-box binding protein codes for MFYRFFSRSHFPVTQKSTPHHVLSEPAQRNRQIFFVLLILCFIINQAFSQPYQKDEMQDLGTFAEEHDLPIHFWDVTMKEQMETAQAEQLIQDLKAQYPVQEEENENGMKYAFKSSHKEAPFDVLYNVILPLDKSNPAEVIIVLHGEDWDKQISQKYEKEKQAIQEKYLTKGSQVYTCLSVQGSDIINHDEFLNIAKTYFNIKHISTNNDNLKNSRIEKSTYGYTKTWEQFYFMENDPKNVQVTTVADRHGEKSFMIGTPILIHEY; via the coding sequence ATGTTTTATAGATTCTTTTCCCGTTCCCATTTCCCGGTGACACAAAAATCAACACCCCATCATGTACTTTCTGAACCGGCTCAAAGAAACAGACAGATCTTTTTCGTATTACTTATTCTCTGCTTTATTATCAACCAGGCTTTCAGTCAACCTTATCAGAAAGATGAGATGCAAGATCTAGGTACATTTGCAGAAGAGCATGATCTTCCTATCCATTTCTGGGATGTGACAATGAAAGAACAAATGGAAACAGCCCAGGCAGAGCAGCTTATTCAGGATTTGAAAGCGCAGTACCCGGTCCAGGAGGAAGAGAATGAAAACGGCATGAAATATGCTTTTAAGAGTAGTCACAAGGAAGCTCCTTTTGACGTATTATATAATGTGATTCTTCCTTTAGATAAAAGCAATCCGGCAGAAGTGATTATTGTTCTGCATGGAGAAGACTGGGATAAACAGATAAGCCAAAAGTATGAAAAAGAAAAACAAGCTATACAAGAGAAATATTTAACAAAAGGTTCACAAGTATATACTTGTCTATCTGTACAAGGTAGTGATATAATTAATCATGATGAATTTTTAAATATAGCAAAAACGTATTTCAATATAAAGCATATATCGACTAATAATGACAATTTAAAAAATTCCAGGATTGAAAAAAGTACATACGGGTATACAAAAACATGGGAACAATTTTATTTCATGGAAAATGACCCAAAAAATGTGCAAGTCACTACTGTTGCTGATCGTCATGGGGAAAAGAGTTTTATGATAGGAACACCTATCTTGATACATGAATATTAA
- the murA gene encoding UDP-N-acetylglucosamine 1-carboxyvinyltransferase, with product MEKIIVGGGQKLEGTVRVEGAKNAVLPVLAASLIASEGKSVIKEVPVLADVYTINEVLRNLNADVEFDSKEKAVMIDASARLETEAPFEYVRKMRASVLVLGPLLARYGHAKVAMPGGCAIGSRPIDLHLKGFEAMGAEIHVGNGFVEATSHGRLQGAKIYLDMPSVGATENIMMAAALAEGKTIIENAAKEPEIVDLANYLNKMGAKIVGAGTETIRINGVEKLHGAEHNMIPDRIEAGTFMVAAAITNGNILIENAVREHLSSVVSKLEEMNVQVLDEDGGLRVIGSDAIESTDIKTLPHPGFPTDMQSQMMALMLCAKGTSVITETVFENRFMHVEEFRRMNANIKIEGRSVIIEGLSKLQGAEVAATDLRAAAALILAGLVSEGHTRVTELKHLDRGYVDIVIKLANLGADIKRVDENGVVLQPLGVEENVELNEYITE from the coding sequence ATGGAAAAAATCATCGTTGGTGGCGGACAGAAGTTGGAAGGCACTGTGCGTGTTGAAGGTGCTAAAAACGCTGTCCTGCCTGTACTTGCCGCTAGCTTAATTGCTAGTGAAGGAAAGAGTGTTATCAAAGAAGTACCAGTATTAGCAGATGTATATACAATTAATGAAGTACTCCGCAACTTAAATGCCGATGTGGAATTTGATTCGAAAGAAAAAGCTGTAATGATTGATGCTTCTGCCAGGTTGGAAACAGAAGCTCCATTCGAATATGTAAGAAAAATGCGTGCATCCGTGCTTGTTCTGGGACCGTTATTAGCCCGCTATGGACACGCAAAGGTTGCTATGCCTGGAGGATGTGCCATTGGTTCACGTCCGATTGACTTGCACTTAAAAGGTTTCGAAGCAATGGGAGCTGAAATTCACGTAGGTAATGGATTTGTAGAAGCAACATCACATGGCCGTTTGCAAGGTGCGAAAATTTATTTAGATATGCCAAGTGTAGGAGCTACAGAAAACATCATGATGGCTGCTGCTTTAGCAGAAGGCAAAACCATTATTGAAAATGCTGCTAAAGAGCCTGAAATTGTTGATTTAGCTAACTATTTAAATAAAATGGGCGCAAAAATCGTTGGGGCCGGTACAGAAACAATCCGGATTAACGGTGTGGAAAAACTTCATGGAGCAGAACATAATATGATTCCGGATCGTATTGAAGCAGGAACCTTTATGGTTGCAGCGGCAATTACAAATGGAAACATATTAATCGAAAATGCTGTACGTGAACATCTAAGTTCGGTAGTTTCAAAATTAGAGGAAATGAACGTACAAGTGCTTGATGAAGATGGCGGCCTTCGGGTTATTGGTTCTGATGCCATTGAATCTACAGATATCAAGACATTACCGCACCCCGGTTTCCCAACAGATATGCAGTCACAAATGATGGCATTGATGTTATGTGCTAAAGGAACAAGTGTTATAACTGAAACAGTATTTGAGAATCGCTTTATGCATGTTGAAGAATTCCGCCGCATGAATGCGAATATTAAAATTGAAGGCCGTAGCGTTATTATTGAAGGTCTTTCTAAACTGCAAGGTGCGGAAGTAGCGGCAACGGATTTACGTGCTGCAGCAGCATTAATTTTAGCTGGTCTGGTCAGTGAAGGCCATACCCGCGTAACAGAGTTAAAACATTTAGATCGCGGATATGTAGATATTGTCATTAAACTAGCTAATCTTGGCGCCGACATAAAACGCGTTGATGAAAATGGTGTCGTTCTTCAGCCACTAGGTGTGGAAGAAAATGTCGAATTAAATGAATATATCACTGAATAA
- a CDS encoding M55 family metallopeptidase, giving the protein MKLYMSVDMEGITGLPDTTFVDRSMQNYERARKIMTDEANYVIQAAFDYGAEEVLVNDSHSKMNNLLIDDIHPDALLITGEVKPFSMMQGLNNTYSGAFFVGYHARAGQRGVMSHSMVHAVRNFYIDDHCIGEMGMNAYLAGYYDVPVLLAAGDDQAAAEAEKLIPHVTTAIVKETISRSSVKSLTPKKAGQLLAEKVKLALDNRHLIKPLIPPENPELTIEFNNSGQAEWANLMPGTIWIPGTTKVRFQAKDMKEAYQAMLVMTELAVQTTFT; this is encoded by the coding sequence ATGAAACTATATATGTCCGTTGATATGGAAGGCATTACTGGATTGCCGGATACCACTTTTGTGGATCGGAGCATGCAAAATTATGAAAGAGCCCGAAAAATAATGACAGATGAAGCGAATTACGTTATCCAAGCTGCGTTTGATTACGGAGCGGAAGAAGTTCTGGTGAATGATAGTCATTCCAAGATGAATAATTTACTTATTGATGACATTCATCCGGATGCATTGCTGATAACGGGAGAAGTCAAGCCCTTTTCCATGATGCAAGGACTAAATAATACATATAGCGGTGCTTTCTTTGTAGGTTATCATGCCAGAGCCGGACAGCGCGGGGTGATGTCACATTCCATGGTACATGCTGTCCGCAACTTCTATATAGATGATCATTGTATCGGGGAGATGGGAATGAATGCATATCTTGCCGGGTATTACGACGTACCTGTTTTGTTGGCAGCAGGAGATGACCAAGCTGCGGCAGAAGCAGAAAAATTAATACCTCATGTAACTACTGCCATTGTGAAAGAGACGATTTCCAGGTCATCAGTCAAGAGCCTAACACCTAAAAAGGCGGGTCAACTGCTTGCGGAAAAAGTAAAATTGGCTCTGGATAACCGTCATCTTATAAAACCATTAATACCTCCTGAAAATCCGGAGCTGACCATTGAATTCAATAACAGCGGACAGGCAGAATGGGCCAATTTAATGCCTGGAACGATATGGATTCCCGGCACAACCAAAGTTCGTTTTCAAGCCAAAGATATGAAAGAAGCCTACCAAGCGATGCTGGTAATGACAGAATTAGCAGTACAAACAACATTCACTTAA
- a CDS encoding ABC transporter permease, whose amino-acid sequence MLKYILKRLLIMIITLWVIITLTFVLMVNIPGSPFNTDQSSNETVQANLEAHYNLDQPYYIQYLLYIKSIVTFEFGPSIKQPNQTVNDLLSRGFPISFELGIITIALAIVSGVLVGIIAALRHNGFLDYLTMGIAVLGISIPNFILATILIQQLAVNLDIFPTATWRSPSHMVLPVLALATGPMAIIARLTRSTMLEVLTQDYIKMAKAKGLSPWKVVFKHALRNALMPVVTIMGTLFAGILTGTFVIEQIFAIPGMGRYFVESINQRDYPVIMGTTVFYSAFLIIMLFLVDIIYGILDPRIKMQQKGGK is encoded by the coding sequence ATGCTGAAGTATATTTTAAAACGATTACTCATTATGATTATCACACTCTGGGTCATTATTACACTTACTTTTGTATTAATGGTAAATATACCTGGTTCTCCTTTCAACACCGACCAATCTTCCAATGAAACCGTACAGGCCAACCTGGAAGCGCACTATAATTTAGACCAGCCTTATTACATACAATATTTACTCTACATTAAATCCATCGTCACATTTGAATTTGGACCATCTATTAAACAACCGAATCAGACAGTAAATGATCTGTTATCACGCGGATTTCCAATTTCTTTTGAGTTGGGGATTATTACCATAGCCCTAGCAATCGTTTCCGGTGTACTGGTTGGAATTATTGCTGCACTCCGGCATAACGGCTTTTTGGACTATTTGACGATGGGCATCGCTGTATTGGGTATCTCCATACCAAACTTTATTTTAGCAACCATTCTTATTCAGCAGTTGGCAGTAAATTTGGACATATTTCCGACGGCAACATGGAGAAGCCCGTCTCACATGGTACTTCCGGTACTGGCGCTGGCAACAGGGCCAATGGCAATTATTGCCCGGCTGACACGTTCGACAATGCTGGAGGTCTTGACGCAGGACTACATTAAAATGGCAAAAGCAAAGGGACTGTCTCCATGGAAAGTTGTTTTCAAGCACGCACTCCGAAATGCACTTATGCCTGTTGTTACGATTATGGGGACCCTCTTTGCCGGGATTTTGACTGGGACTTTTGTTATTGAGCAAATTTTTGCCATCCCGGGAATGGGAAGATACTTTGTCGAAAGTATTAACCAGCGTGATTACCCGGTTATTATGGGCACGACGGTTTTTTACAGCGCCTTCTTAATTATCATGCTTTTTCTAGTGGATATCATTTACGGCATCCTTGATCCACGGATTAAAATGCAGCAGAAAGGGGGCAAATAA
- a CDS encoding ABC transporter permease, with protein MKSEKEMEHPTSPSNIPDEWFSWKERDTEKMEEVSRPSLSYWQDAWRRLMKNKMAMLGLIFLVLLTVMAIIGPMISPYEVNRQSLPDQFQPPSMDHWFGTDNAGRDVFTRTWYGARISLFVGLVAALIDVTIGIIWGGISGYKGGRTDNVMMRMIEVLYGLPYLLVVILLLVVLGPSLGTIILALTITGWVGMARIVRGQVLQIKNYEFVLASKSFGTKTSRIIRKNLLPNTMGPIIVQMTLTVPTAIFAEAFLSFIGLGIQAPFASWGVMANDSLGAILSGNWWTLFFPAFFISFTMFAFNVLGDGLQDALDPKLRK; from the coding sequence ATGAAATCAGAGAAAGAAATGGAGCATCCCACATCCCCCTCCAATATACCGGATGAATGGTTTTCTTGGAAAGAACGGGATACAGAGAAAATGGAAGAAGTATCCCGTCCATCTTTATCCTATTGGCAGGATGCATGGCGGCGGTTGATGAAGAATAAGATGGCTATGCTTGGACTGATTTTTTTAGTATTACTTACAGTGATGGCAATTATTGGCCCGATGATTTCCCCGTATGAAGTGAATAGACAGAGTCTGCCGGATCAATTTCAGCCGCCTTCGATGGATCATTGGTTTGGAACAGATAACGCCGGAAGAGATGTGTTTACGCGTACATGGTATGGTGCCCGTATTTCCCTGTTTGTCGGTTTAGTAGCTGCTTTAATTGATGTAACGATTGGCATTATTTGGGGAGGAATCTCCGGTTATAAGGGCGGCCGGACAGACAATGTCATGATGCGAATGATTGAAGTGTTATACGGATTGCCTTACTTGTTAGTTGTTATTTTACTTTTAGTTGTGCTCGGACCGAGTCTCGGTACGATTATCCTGGCGCTAACGATTACCGGCTGGGTTGGGATGGCCCGAATTGTACGGGGGCAGGTACTGCAAATAAAAAACTATGAATTTGTGCTTGCTTCCAAGTCCTTTGGGACGAAAACATCCCGGATTATCCGGAAAAATCTGCTGCCGAATACAATGGGGCCGATTATTGTACAAATGACATTAACCGTGCCAACCGCCATTTTCGCGGAAGCATTTCTGAGTTTTATCGGTCTTGGCATCCAGGCACCGTTTGCGAGCTGGGGTGTGATGGCAAACGATTCATTAGGCGCTATATTATCCGGAAACTGGTGGACTCTATTCTTTCCTGCTTTCTTTATCTCTTTTACCATGTTTGCTTTTAATGTTCTGGGAGATGGACTGCAGGATGCACTGGATCCGAAATTAAGAAAGTAG
- a CDS encoding ABC transporter ATP-binding protein, translated as MERILEVNDLHVTFTTYGGTVQAVRGVNFHLDKGETLAIVGESGCGKSVTSNAIMGLIPNPPGKIAAGSIIFKGQDVTACSEKTMRSIRGVDISMIFQDPMTALNPTLTIGTQLMEGLKEHKKITGAQAKSKAVEMMELVGIPNPEERLKQYPHQFSGGMRQRIVIAIALICDPDLLIADEPTTALDVTIQAQVLELFATIQERTGVSIILITHDLGVVAKIADRIVVMYAGKIIESGSKREIFYQPKHPYTQGLLHSVPRLDAKETLKPIAGTPPDLFSPPKGCPFTARCPFAMEVCDKVYPAPEKISATHHVDCWLQDERAKRLLAAESLQT; from the coding sequence TTGGAAAGAATACTCGAAGTAAACGACTTACATGTGACATTTACAACGTATGGGGGAACCGTCCAAGCTGTTCGGGGTGTCAACTTTCACTTGGATAAAGGAGAAACATTGGCCATTGTCGGTGAATCTGGATGCGGGAAAAGTGTTACTTCCAATGCGATTATGGGACTGATTCCAAATCCGCCGGGAAAAATTGCGGCGGGCTCGATTATTTTTAAAGGACAGGATGTAACCGCGTGTTCTGAGAAGACAATGCGTTCCATTCGCGGCGTGGATATTTCCATGATTTTTCAAGACCCGATGACAGCGCTGAATCCAACCTTAACGATTGGGACTCAGTTGATGGAAGGGTTGAAAGAACATAAGAAAATAACAGGTGCACAGGCAAAATCGAAAGCAGTGGAAATGATGGAACTGGTAGGTATTCCAAATCCGGAGGAACGCTTAAAACAATATCCGCATCAATTTAGCGGAGGGATGCGGCAGCGGATCGTGATTGCGATTGCTTTGATTTGTGATCCGGATTTACTAATCGCAGACGAGCCAACGACGGCACTGGATGTGACTATTCAAGCTCAAGTTTTGGAGTTATTTGCAACCATCCAGGAGCGGACTGGAGTTTCGATTATTTTGATTACCCATGATCTAGGTGTTGTCGCCAAGATTGCCGACCGCATTGTAGTGATGTATGCCGGGAAAATTATTGAATCCGGGAGCAAACGGGAAATATTCTATCAACCAAAGCATCCATATACACAAGGACTGCTCCATTCTGTTCCCAGACTGGATGCCAAAGAAACATTAAAACCGATTGCCGGTACACCACCTGATTTATTCTCACCTCCAAAGGGATGCCCGTTTACAGCGCGATGTCCTTTTGCGATGGAGGTGTGTGATAAAGTTTACCCCGCTCCGGAAAAAATCAGTGCCACACATCACGTGGATTGCTGGTTGCAAGATGAGCGGGCCAAGCGGCTTTTAGCTGCTGAAAGTTTACAAACTTAA
- a CDS encoding peptide ABC transporter substrate-binding protein produces MRNKKLLWMLLLALLTALILAACTANEDAGEAPEEDTGAAEDDGGEDGAAEETPDLDGKTLYINNGQEPTSFDPSVGFDQVSWDPLNNLMEGLTRLDENSEAAEGVAESWDISDDQLTYTFHLREDANWSNGDPVVAEDFVYAWKHMLDPETASSAAFLAYYIEGGEEYNNGDGSADDVNVTAVDDKTLEVVLKQPTGFFLDLLTNPAFFPINHQVAEETSDWYADADTFVANGPFMLDSWEHDTEMIFDKNPEYWDADAVNLDHVHVSMVNNTNTQYQMFETGELDLAGDAVGIPPEMSDELIEGDNVYIGENGGLEFYRFNVTEEPFQNKKIRQAFSYAINRDDIAEYVVKQGVEPAYGFVSPGFTTPDGSDFRDENGDLAAFDPEQAQKLLEEGMQEEGYDELPPVVLTYSTDDTNQAVAETMQDMFSEHLGVDVTLENQEWNVFADAQQNLELLFSRSSFLNDYSDPVNFLESFVSDSYMNRTGFESEEYDELIQNGKSETDEEQRYEYLYEAERMLADEMIATPIRYYNQVVLEADGVEGVLRHPVGYFDLKYADKTE; encoded by the coding sequence ATGCGTAACAAAAAGCTTTTATGGATGTTGCTGCTGGCACTGCTAACGGCATTGATTCTCGCAGCGTGTACGGCGAATGAAGATGCCGGGGAAGCGCCGGAAGAAGATACCGGCGCAGCAGAAGATGACGGCGGGGAGGATGGAGCTGCAGAAGAAACACCAGACCTGGATGGGAAGACCTTATATATTAATAATGGGCAGGAACCAACTTCATTTGATCCATCCGTAGGGTTCGATCAGGTATCCTGGGATCCTTTGAATAACCTGATGGAAGGATTAACGCGTTTAGATGAGAATTCAGAAGCAGCGGAAGGCGTAGCAGAAAGCTGGGATATTTCTGATGATCAATTGACTTATACGTTTCATTTACGTGAAGATGCCAACTGGTCCAATGGAGATCCAGTCGTTGCGGAAGACTTTGTCTACGCCTGGAAGCATATGCTGGACCCTGAAACAGCATCATCCGCAGCATTTTTAGCTTATTATATTGAAGGCGGAGAAGAATATAATAATGGGGACGGATCCGCAGATGATGTGAACGTCACGGCCGTGGATGATAAAACCTTGGAGGTCGTTTTAAAACAGCCGACGGGATTCTTCTTGGATTTGCTTACGAACCCGGCATTTTTCCCAATCAATCATCAGGTTGCTGAGGAAACATCTGATTGGTATGCAGACGCAGACACGTTTGTAGCGAATGGTCCATTTATGCTGGATTCCTGGGAGCATGACACGGAAATGATTTTCGACAAAAACCCGGAATATTGGGATGCAGATGCGGTGAATTTAGATCATGTTCATGTCTCGATGGTGAACAACACGAATACACAATATCAAATGTTTGAAACCGGGGAGTTAGATTTAGCTGGAGATGCTGTAGGTATCCCTCCAGAGATGTCAGATGAATTGATTGAGGGAGATAATGTATATATTGGCGAAAATGGCGGACTGGAATTCTATCGTTTTAATGTAACAGAAGAACCATTCCAGAACAAGAAAATCAGACAGGCGTTTTCCTACGCGATTAATCGGGATGATATTGCAGAATACGTTGTAAAACAGGGGGTGGAGCCGGCATATGGTTTTGTATCACCAGGTTTTACAACACCGGATGGAAGTGATTTCCGCGATGAGAATGGGGACTTGGCTGCCTTTGATCCGGAACAGGCACAGAAATTGCTGGAAGAAGGGATGCAGGAAGAAGGCTACGATGAACTGCCTCCAGTTGTTTTAACATATAGCACCGATGATACCAATCAGGCAGTCGCAGAAACCATGCAGGATATGTTCAGCGAGCATTTAGGTGTCGATGTAACGCTGGAAAATCAGGAGTGGAATGTGTTTGCGGATGCGCAGCAAAACCTGGAATTACTGTTCTCCAGAAGCTCTTTTCTCAATGATTATAGTGACCCTGTCAACTTCTTGGAAAGCTTTGTATCAGACTCTTATATGAACCGTACCGGATTTGAAAGCGAGGAATATGATGAGCTGATTCAAAACGGGAAAAGCGAAACCGATGAGGAACAGCGTTATGAATATCTCTATGAGGCAGAAAGAATGTTGGCCGATGAAATGATTGCTACACCAATCCGTTACTATAATCAAGTTGTTTTAGAAGCAGATGGCGTAGAAGGAGTCCTGCGTCATCCAGTAGGTTACTTTGATTTGAAATACGCAGA